Sequence from the Neomonachus schauinslandi chromosome 9, ASM220157v2, whole genome shotgun sequence genome:
ACTACACCTACACATCCACCTCAGCCCCGTCCTCACTGTGCACTCCATCCCACCCCCGCTCCCCTTTCCTcgcctccccctttctctttccttcctcctctctaaaTCCCACCTCTCAAGGCCTGGCTCAAGCCCACCACTGGCCACAGGAGGCCCTGCAAGGAGGCCCAGCCACCTCCTGTGTCCTGAGATCATAAGGTCCTGGAGCCCTCAGCCAAAGTTCTCTGGGCTCTCACCATAGCTTGTTGGAGCAGTGGGCTGGGCACATGAGGAGGGAACAGAAGAAACatgatttattgagcacctactatggtgTGTGCCAGGCGCTAGGCTGGGCATTTCACATCTGCTACTTTTCTCATCTGGTCCTCATAGGTCCTTGTGAGGAGGTAccataattattcccattttacaaatgaggtaaCAGACTCAGAAAGGTCAGATAACTagcccaaggtcatagagctatgaagtggcagggctgggatttgaacccaggtctgattGCTTCCAAAATCTGGTCTCTTCCCACAGCACTACACTTGGAGACTAACTCAGTCCCTTTCAACAGTTGCTTCTGGAAGGGACGTAGGATTTGGCCTCAGGCAGGCATGGATTTAAATCTCCAatcagtcctggctctgccactcctAGTTACATGATTCTGGAAAAACTGCCCAAActcggtgtcctcatctgtgaaatggggagaatcAAAGTACCCACCTCATGGCCTTTGTGAAATTGAAGGAGTTAATGTGTGTAAAGTGCTAaaccagtgcttggcacagagcagaCTCAATAAATAGAAGttcccctcacctcccactgTGCAGATGGGAAAATGGAGGGCCCCGGAGGTGACAGGATGTGCTTGAGGCCCCACAGGGAAGGAGGGGTCTTCTGCTTCTGTGTGGGGAGAGGTCAGGCTAGGACTGGATTTGAGaccagagatggagagaaagggagcCTGCTGAGAGGTCCTGGGGTCCTCTTCCCTGAGGACTGGAGAGAACATTTTCCCCAGACCCTGTGGTGCCCAGCCAGAGGGCCAAGGCGGGCTGCTGGATGTAAGGTGACCTGGGTGTCCTGGCAATGGGGTTAAAATGTGCACACATGTGAGTGGCTATCTACACGGCTCTGCAGAGCGCTACATAGCTATACATATACACATcttacatacatgtacatatacatattcatattcatatacatatctTGCTAAGTTTgcagtagaaaaaaaatgcaagactCTCAGGGCCCTGGCCCCGTTTTGTCTCAAGGACTCAGGTGACTGAGGCTCCCCAGGAACACATCGAGGGGCAACCCCTTCCTGGGGGGAACAAGATGACCACAGCTAAGGGTCTGGTGGTGACTGTTGCcctaaaacaaatacaataacAGACCTGCTCTAAGAAACCCCAAAGGTGGGTCACCCCCACGCCCATCAAGCCCCAGAAACCCCCACCTGCCTTCTTCTGGCTTTTGCCTTtgggccctgcctgcctccctgccccctccctccctctagtGCTGAGTATTAAAATAGTCTATAAAAGCAAGTGACCAAAAATCTATAGCTCTAAGAATACCTGGTTATTTTCtgctgtcttttgtttttctggtgtggggttttttttttaatgataattattattgttattggtATATCTCCTAATCACAGTTAAacctgaaggaagaaagaagggagaaaaaaagaagagagaagagggagggaggggccccgCTCATAGATTGGACGGCAGTTTGGAGCGCACTGGCTCAGACCTGGCCCCAGGTTCCCTCTGGGGGGCAGCAGTCAGAGGGGGCCCCCCAGAAGAGGCGGCTCTTGCCCCGAACAAAGAAAGAGGGGGTGGCAAAGAACCTGAGGATGTCTTCCGAGGCAGAGTGACATGCTGGCCGGGGAGGGCACCATAGGGCCTCCCCGGGGGACCGAGGCCCCCGCTGCCCCCGCTAGCGCCGCCAGCTCTGGGGACGAGCGGGAAGGCCGCCACGGACTCCCCCGAGGAGTGCGGAGAGGCTCTGCGGAGAGTCTGCGCCCCGTCCTGGGGCAGGGCCGGCTGGGAGGCTGAGATGAGCTTGAGGTCCTGGGTGAGGCGGCCGGGGGTGAGCGGTGGCGTGCCCCGGCGCTGGGGGacctggggggccggggggctggAGGCGGGCGGCAGGAGCAAGGAACCGTGGGAGCCGGAGGCCCGAGGGGGGGCACTTGGGAGAGTTCTTGGGGGGCCGGGGCTGTGGCCCGGCGGGCTGAGACCTCCGCGGGGGGGAAAGGCTACGGGAGAAGCCCCCCCGGAGGCCCCCGCCACGAAGGACTGCCGCTCAGGTTGCCGCGGGGGCGTCTCTGGCGTGCTCGGCGGGCCGGCGGCCAGGCCGGGGGACAGCTCCCCGGGAGGCTGGCCCAGCTGCCCGGGGCTGGCCGACGGGGACCGGGAGGAGGGCGGGGGCGGCAGGAAGTGCTCCAAGAGCGCCAGGCCCCCCCGCGCCCCGGGCAGCGGGGGCGGCGGCTGGTTGGCCTGCGGCGAGCGGGCGCCGGGCTGCAGCGGCGTGAGCAGCGGAGAGTCGGACGAGGACAGGGAGCCGCCCAGCGCCTTGTGGAAGTGGCCGAAGCCGGCGGCCGCGGCGGCAGGGGCGGAGGCGGAGGGCGTGGGAGCCGGGGAGGAGCCGCCGAGCCCGGGCGGCGGGGAGGAGCCCGACGAGGGCAGGAGCGGGCTCAGGCCCGCGGGCGCGGAGAAGCCGGCCAGCTGCTGGatgtggaaggaggaggaagacggCGTGTCCACCTGCGACGGGCTGCTGGCGGGCGAGGCGGAGCCCAGCGCCGACGGGATCAGGGACTGCAGCCGCTTCAGGTGCCTGGGCGTCTGCCCCGCCCCGAGGCCGCCTAGCCCGGGGCCGGGGGGAGGGCGGAAGATGGCGGCCGGCAGGCGGGGGTGGTGGGTGAGCGCGATGGCCACCGAGGTGGTGGCCGCGGCGGCCTGCAGCGGCGCCTGGATCAGCGGGGTCCAGATGACTGGCGTGGGCGTCGGGGTGGCGGAGGCGGCGGCCTGGACGCGGTGAGCGCAGTGGGCCATCTCGCGGTCATGCTGCACGATCTGCTGGATGATCTCGTTCTCCTGGTAGTTGAAGACGCCTGAGTTGAGGTCGTGCTGGACTTTGTGGAGGAGGATGGAGTTCTTCTTGCCTGGGCCACGGAACCAGAGCAGGGGCTCAGGCCGGAGCGGGAGGCGGGGcgtggggggggagtgggagaggggtcCCCCTCCCGGCCACTGCCCTGCCCGGCCCCTCACCAATGCGGTCGAGGCGGTCCAGCGCCACCGTCTCGAAGGCCCGCCGCATCATGGGGTACTCCTCCAGCACCTCGTTGAAGTTGTCCACGCTCAGCGAGTAGAGGCGGCAGTAGGTGTCGGCCCTCACGCTGGCCGTGCGCCGACCCCGAGTCAGCAAGCAGATCTCTGCCAGGACagcgggagtgggggggggggctcgaaGGGGCCTCCTGCTCGCCCCCTTACCTGGGTCCCCACTGTCTGGTGGGGAAACTTGACGGTCACAAGGCCCCATCCCCAGCGGTGACCACGCTAGATGCTCCCAAGTGCATGCCAGGCTCTTTCCTGGCTCTGGCACCCCCACGCTGGGCCACAGACACCCACCTCCAGGCAGTGGCCACAAAGGACCCCAAACTTCATCCTCGGTGTCTCTCCAGCCCATTCCCCTGTCCCCCTAGAGTTCCCTGAGCCACCTCACCTCCAAAGTAGGAGCCGTCTGCTAACTTGGTCTCCTTGTTGCCCTTGGTGAGCACACTGACCACACCGTGCTGGATAAAGTACATCTTCTTGCCGATGGTGCCTTCACGGATGATGTAGTCCCCGGGCTGGAAGACCTCGAAGCGCAGCTTGGTCAGCATGGAGGTCACAAAGTTGGGGTCCGCGTTGGCAAACAGAGGCATGGAGGCCACCAGCTTCCGGCAGTTAAAGTTGATGATCTCCTGCTCCCCAGACAGGGTggacgggcagagagagaggaggtgagggagctGCCCAGCAGGAGGGAAGTTCCCCTCCCTGCCAACGCCCCTGGCTCACCTCCCTCAGCGGCTCGCTCAGCTCGCCCAGGATGCTCTCCTCGTCGAACATCTTGCCCTGGTAGCGGTGCTCATAGTAGTCGTGGATGCGCTGCCGCGTGTCGGGCGGGAGCTTGTGGAAGGACATGtactgctccacctgcttgtactGAGtgcggggagagagggagagggcgtCAGCTCCTGAGGGCCCCGGCCCCCCTGGTGACCAGACGCTGAGATCCTTGGTGTGGGTGTGCCCCAAACCATGGCCCTGACTCCCAGCCacttggggcgggggaggggctccATCAGAGGGCTAAGGGCCCTGGAGATGGCTGGGGACAATAGGGGCTGTCCAAAGCCCCGTTCTGGGCCAACCGACCAGGAGCCCATCAAGTTTCCTCTGCACATGGGTCTTTTCTGTGTCACACTGTGGACCAGAGAGGCCTCACTGGCCTTGGAGGAGCTCTTTGCCACCAGCAGTCACAGGGCCTGGGCAGCAGGGTTGGGCTGCAGTGGGTTAGGAGGGCCGGAGGCTAAAGTCAGGATGCCTGACCCATCATAGGCTGTGTATCCAAACATGGCCCCCCGGCTGGCTCCAAGTCATTTTGTTGAAGAGTGACGCTAGCCCACGGGAGGACCAGGGTAGAACAAGGTCCTTCATCAGAGGTTGGGGATAAGAGATTTGTGAGCCTAAATGCCCAGGGCTCAAGCAAATATGAAATGCTCCCATCCACCCAGGGGTGAAGGGTGGGTGCTGCTCCAGccatcccaggactgtgggtGCAGAGTGGGGGTCCACAGGGGCACGCTAGGCAGAAACAGATTAGGCAAGAACAGAGTTTTCCCACACTGAGATGGAAGGGAAGTTCCTATACCCCGGGAACAAGCAGAAGAGGGGAGCCTGTTCTCACACATTGGTGCTCCCAAGAGGTGGGGACAGAGTGCGGCTGCAGACAGATGCCAGCAGGCAACCGAGGGCTGGGAGATGAAGTTTCTGTGCGTTCTTCCAGCCAAGCTGGCTCTGTCTGCTCGAGGTTGTGCCCAGCCCCAGGAAACAGGGACTTCCCAGCTAGCTATGGGGACAGGGGCAGTCAGAACAGCTAGAGCTGTATTTTAGAGAATTCCCCACACCTGGAGCATCAATAATGGTGGGGAGGCAGGGTCTGGAGACGGGGCGGGAGCTGGAAGCTTATTGAAGTGATCCAGGCGAGAGCTGGTAGTGGGGACCAAGGGGAGGCAATACATTTCTGAGAGATTTATGGGCAAATCATATTGGAGAGCCATTAGCTAAAGAACGAAATAAAGACAATTCTCAAATGGAAAGTCACAAGCAGCTTGACTCTGCCCTCGAATGAACTCTCTGGTGCTTTTTCTAAACTATCCCTGATTGTAGTCCCCCATCCTGGTCCCACACAGAGCCCTGACCCTGGTCTCACACTGAGTCCTGACCTGGTCACAGGCTGGGCACTGACCCGGGCCCACACTGATCCCTCACCTGGCTCTGGACTAAGCCCTGGCCTTTATAACCTgactcctcttctccttcccctttccagCCCCCTCACTCCTAACCCAGGACGCTTTGTTCTGATCAGGCTGGTTTCTTTCCTACCCATCTGCATACACCTTTGCTCATGCTCATCATGATGACTAGCCTAGAATTCTCTTctaccttcttcctctgcctccccaaactgcccctcccaccctgccctggTCTTGCAGACTCTCCCGACCTTTCCTTTTGGCAGCTTGGGACCTGGGCCTCCATGTCTTGGTCACCACACCAAGGGACAGCACCTagggcaggcaggcagccagTTAATCAATACACACTGAGTCCTGTGATGTGCCGGACACCGGGAATTCAATGGGGAGGCATAGACCTGGGTCCTGCCCTCACGGAGCCACAGCCTGGATGGGCAAGATGAACGCTAAACAACGGACCACACAGAGGAAATAAATATGGCAGGAGTTCCGACTGTGGTGAAGGGGAATTAGAGGGCACCATGGGGTCACATGATGGGTGGGACTGATGGGGTCACAGAAGGCTCACCAAGGTGAAGTGCAGGCTGAGAGGTGCAGAAGTGGTCGGgtgaaaaggaaagaggagagttcCAGGCTAGTGTCTGTgccaaggccctgtggcaggaggaCACGTGCGGGGGGTGGGCAGGCCTGGCGAGGCTGGAATGGAGGGCTGTAGGCCCTGGGCATGAGAAGGGCAGGGGCCAGATTATGCCCCTTAAATGCCAGGCTGAGGAAACCCACCTTGGAGTTCCTCTGCATCTATGAGTAACGTGAAGACTTTGATGAGTTTTAAGCAGGATGATATGAtcaactttacatttttttaagtgcctgCTCTAATCTGCCATGCGGAGCATGGAGAGGAAGGTGGCAGATGGAGCCCACTTAGCCAGTAAATATTGAATAGCCTGCTCTGTGCTCACACAGTCTTAGCGGTTGGCATGTATTACTCACTCCTCATAAACTGAATGATGTGACCCCTTCTACTTACtgtctccatcttacagatgagcaaatgggGCACAGAGATGGGAAGTAACATGCCCACAGAGATGGGAAGTAACCGGACCGCCGGTTATATCATTTGGGCCCCACTGCCCAGGGAGAGCTAGAAGGACCAgccagaaggggaggaggaaagctgAGAGTGTGCAGTTACAGAAACCAAGTGCGGAGCCAAGAAGGGAGTGGTAACTGTCAAATACCACTGAGATGCTGAGCGAGGGGAGGACCCGAAAGGAGCCATTGGCTTTTAGCAGTGCAGAGGGCGCTGGGGAACTTCAGTTCAATGGGCTGAGCCATGGATTCAGCAATCCTAAACAACgtgggggtttgtttgttttaggaacTTGTCCATGAAAAATAGGCAGACAACAGAAAAACGAGCAGCCGAGGCCAGATGATGGTAGAGGGCAGAACTCGTCGGCCCCCGCCAGACCCACCGGCTGCCAGCCTGTTTTCCCGGGGGTCACGGGGTTCTCCCGAGACAGCCCAGGATGGACCACAGCTTTCCGCCCTACCTTTTCCTGGTACTGGCGCCGGGAGGAGTCCAGGGACTGGATGAGGGCGGTGGCGTGGCCGATGAACATGGCGTAGCAGGTGGCGCCCACAATCATGCTGAGCATGGTGAGCCAGACATCCGACATGCCCACGGGCGCCTGCCGTCCATACCCGATGCACAGCATGTGGCTCATGGCCTTGAAGAGGGCGTAGGAATACTGCTTTCCCCAGGAGTTGTTCTGTGGACAGATTATGGGCTGGGTAGTGAATGGCTGCCCTCTCACTAGCAGCTAGAAAGGTCCGTGCCACCTCGTACCCCTCAACCTAACTCCTTCCCAGTGGCTGAGCCCAGGGAGGGCTTCCAGCCTGCTGCTGGCTGAAAGCCttgggtgaggggcaggaggccCATGCTGGTGACCTGTGGTGACAGCGAATCCCCGACTCGGGCCTTTCTCTTGCTCTGGGGGACGTGGATCAGGCTAGAAGCCCCAGCAAAAGGAGCGGAGCCAGCCTCGCCCCCCTCTGACTTTCAAACCCCACAGGGCCGCCTGGAGCCCCCCCCAAGCAGCCAAAGGCTGCAGGCTGAGCCACCCTGCTGTCCTCCACTTGCTGAAATagctccatccccccccccaaacttcTACCAAGTGAAGCCCATTTCCCCACTGACCTCAATTATAAAACCAGATATGCTTCCCCTGGGGGAACAGGCTCCGGCAGACTGAGCCAAAAACACTGTCCTCATTTTGGGGGAGCAAAGTTGAAGCGCTGCAGAGCTAACTCGCCTCCTGGGTGAGCCCTGCCGGAATGGGTCCAGGGCTGAGGCCCTGCTAGTCCTTCCCCGCCAGGAGCTGGACTGTGTGGAACAGACACTgcttgggggcaggaggagggaggaagggagtgagCGAGGCTCCTGGCTATTTTTGTCTCCAAAGCCAGTCAGTGTCTCAAGGAAGTCTTCGTGTGGGAACGCTGGGCGCAGAAGGGCCATCTCCTGAATTTAGTGCATGTGTGGGCCCGTCCCCCTCACACAGTGGAAACTGTCCCCAAAGAGGAAGCTGCCAAATGAACCCCAGCGTCTGCCACTTCCCCACTGTCTCCCTGTTCACACAGGGGACGTATTCGCAACTATGCGCAGGACTTTGTGCAGGGCCCACAGAACTGGTGCCCAGAGCCCCAAACCCTTCCGTGGTCAGCAGGCCGTTCCCAGCACCTGGAGAAAGGCCCAGGAGCTCCTAGCCATGTTCAAGGTCGCTCAGATGGTCCCAGACAAAGCTGAGCTGGTGTGGTTGCTCTGGGTCCAGACCAGGTTGGGTGGTCAGGGGGgctgatcctggggtgctggccCCGGCTCCCTGCCTGGGGACGTGGGGTGGCCCCCAGCTGTCTCTAGTCAGGGCTTGGGGCCTTACTGCTGAGCCTCTGGGGACCGGGAAATTCAATCCATATGGCCGGTTCATTTACACTTAGCTCATCAAAAGGCTGTTTTGTAAAGGCCTATTTGATGCTGAAAGATGCCTTGGGGTCTCTTTCACCTCTTTCAAAGCTGGTTTCTCCTCCCCTAGGGCTCTGGGGATTTGCCCGCCAGCCCAAACCACACAGACAGGGAGGGAGACGGAGGGAGGCAGGGTTCACCAGACCCCGAGAAATGGCCACAGGTCCAGGGGGTCCTCACCCCGCCTGGTGCCCACTCTGTCCATGGGAGGCgcccgggggtggggaggggggctgtgcgCTATGACTTCCCAGCCCCCATtccatcttccctcccccaccacagggtTGGTGGTAGGGAGGTGGTAAGCCCTCCAGGCTCAGGAGGAGCCAGTGTGTGtctgaggggtgggggctggggggggcagggaagggaaggggcggAGAGGGGACGGCCCCGCCCAGCTGCCGGAGCAGAAGGTGGCTAGCCCGGTCTAGGCGCTGCCAACCGCGCTCCTCACAGGTTTCTCTTCCTAGGCTTTTAGGGTTGGTCTGCCTCCCGGGAacggagggaggagggcaggagcccCCAGCCCAGCTTTGCCACACTTGAAACCGTCTGAGAATGACCAGGTCTTCACCTCCTTGGGTGAAGTCAGGGCCAAACCCTGAGGCTCCCGTTAGAAGGCCGCGGGGTGAGCGGGACACAGCCCCGGGCTCCGAGACGGACCTCTACCCGTTAGAGCCCTGTGCGCTTGGGCACCAAGCGGCCCCTCGGGATCCCGCGAGCTGGGTTCCAGCTCGCGGCCTGCctgtgccccgccccctccccccgaggCGCGGAGGGAGCGCGGAGCCGGGCGCTCACCACCATGTTGTTGATAGACACCCAGCAGTCGTCGGGGAAGTCCTGCAGCATGGGCACCAGGAACTGCAGGCAGCCGTCCCAGTGGCAGAGCAGCAGCATCATGCCGATGAGGTTCACTATGCGCACCACGGCGCTCGCCAGGTCGTAGGTCATGTGGAAGatctgcaggcagagggaaggaagctggCCTAGGTGGGCGGCTGGCCGGGAGAGGGCGTGGCCCCTGCGGCTGCTGGCGGGCACTGCCCCCGGGGACTGGGCAGAGCAGCCGGCCTGTTGCAGGTGCAGGTGCAGGCgggggccagggtggggaggtggcaggAAGGTGGCCTGGAAGAGGCACAGAGCAAGCCGTGGTGGGGCCCCAGAGGGACGCCTCCTGGGATTCATGCAGCTGGGGGTTCTGCCCCGGGGAAGCCCAGCCCTCTGGGCGGGACACCTGAAGGGAGGGCACCCGGAGGCCCCCGCAGCCCCAGAGTGGGCAGAGAAGCTGCCTCATCAGCTTGCCTAGGCCATGAAGACGACAGGGAGAAGAGCCAGCCAGCTTGAGGCTCCTCAGGGGACCACGGTCTATCGTCACGCTAGGGCCACGGTGTTTCCCCAGCGGCAGTGGGCTCTGCTTAAGGCAGCCACGGAACCGAAGGGGAAGCAGCATGGATGGACACAGGGGCTCCCAGTTCACACAGACCTTGATCCCAGGCCCACTTCTACCCAATCCCCAGCTGTGAGACCTTGAGCAAGCCCCTGAACCTCTCTGAttatgtttcctcatctggaaaatggcaataaaaattcTTACCCGAGTGGACTGTCAAGGggattaaattatacatataaagtGCTCGCTACTATAGAAATGTTCCACAAATTGTGAACCATTATTAATTGATGGGTTGTTAATAATTAATCTTCATGATTAGTTAATGTGTAGTGGTAGTCATACTCTCCTGTATTGCCTAATAAAGTACAGCCACTGCAACCCCAGTCTAGCACCACCCATGCACCCCCACTCCTGTGGCTCCTAGTGGGAGGCTGAAGCCTGGCGGGGCAGGGCCAGGGTGGGCACATCCCagcatccctgcccctccagccccgcCCTCCTCCCAGAGCTGCTGCTTGGTCTGGTATCACGGGGATCCCCATGCTGACGGGACAATGAAGGGACAGAGAGCTGGAAGGAAGTCTAGAGGGAGGTCTCTAGAAGCTCTGGGCTTGCCCCTGGCCTGGAAGActctgggggtgggatggggtagaCTTTGGTGGCTGGTGGCGGGATATGCTGATACTAGTGACTTGGTTTCCCCTTCTGAAATGCGGGCTTAGTTTGGGGCTAGGTTCTGAAAAGCCAAACATGAATACTACTTGTCGATCACCCCCAGGGGCGCGCCCACCTGCGGCCCCCTTACTAACACTACTCGGCATGTTCCAGCAGAAAGGCGATGGAGTCTTTTCAGGATGAAGCAGACCCTGGAAAGGTTCATGAAGGATGGCGCTCCATCACCCCCACAGCCCCCATGACAGAGGGACAGTAACACCACATCTGAGTGTGGGCCCGTGGGCCCACAGCCATCGTCCCATTTAAACTCACAACAAGCCTTTGCTGAAAATATTCATAATCCATTTTCCACCAAGGCTCGGAGAAGCAAAGGCTCTGGCCACTGTCATggtggcagtgggagaggcaCGTCCGAGCCCAGGGCTGCCTGCAGATTATCAGACTGGCCCAGTGAGGGAAGGACAGTTTTCAGGAGTTCTGTCTTGCAGATGGAACAACTCAAACCCAACGTGGCTGAGCGATGTGGCTGGATTCACACGGCCAGGGGACCCAGGGCCAGCCCAAACTCCCAGCATCTCGCCTCCATAAGCCCCGTGCTCTAAGCGTGCCGGCTCCCCGCCGAAATGCTGCGTCCGTGTAAGGGCCGTGGGGCACGAGAGACCAGGCAGGGCAGTACGGGCCCCAGGCCGCGTCTAGGAGGCCGAGCATGCCCGAGCATGACAGCAGTGcctccgtccgtccgtccgtccgtccgtccacAGCCGGCCTTGCCCTGGGGCCTGGATCCCAAGCCCGGGAAGctcctcagcctctccccaccATCCCCAGCAGCTCCTGAGTACCAGCACCCCAGCTGCGGCTCTGAGGGGAGATCTCACTTCTGGCTGCTCACTGCTTAGGTGGACATCAtagctctatgaccttgggcaagtcaccaaCCTTTCCAACTCTCGGTTGACCAGGAGGCCACCAGCTCCCCAGACTCAAAGGATAGGAAAGGCAAGTGACGTGGGGCCATCCAGTCTCAGAGATGGCCAGCCCTCACGTCCCACCACATCTCAGCCTCCCCTCGGCTAAGACAAGCTAGACAGCTGCCCCCCATTTCTCGAGGTTGCCGGAGAAATTAAACTGGCTAAGATAGTCCTCTGGGCCCCGAAAACACCATGGGTGGGGTCGTTGTTATGAAGCTCCTTCATTTCCCagctgctatggactgaatgtttgtgtccccccaaattcatacgttgaagcccAAACCCCCACGGTGATGGCATTAGGAGttggggcctttaggaggtgatAAGGTCATGaggggtggagcccccatgaatggGGTCCGTGCCCGAAGAAGAGACACGGAGGAGGAtctttctctgccatgtgaggac
This genomic interval carries:
- the HCN4 gene encoding potassium/sodium hyperpolarization-activated cyclic nucleotide-gated channel 4, producing the protein MDKLPPSMRKRLYSLPQQVGAKAWIMDEEEDAEEEGAGGRQDPSRRSIRLRPLPSPSPSAAAGGTDPRGAALGAADGEGPARGAGKSSTNGDCRRFRGSLASLGSRGGGGGAGAGGGSSHGHLHDSAEERRLIAEGDASPGEDRTPPGLVAEPERPGASAQPAASPPPPQQPPQPASASCEQPSVDTAIKVEGGAAAGDQILPEAEVRLGQAGFMQRQFGAMLQPGVNKFSLRMFGSQKAVEREQERVKSAGFWIIHPYSDFRFYWDLTMLLLMVGNLIIIPVGITFFKDENTTPWIIFNVVSDTFFLIDLVLNFRTGIVVEDNTEIILDPQRIKMKYLKSWFVVDFISSIPVDYIFLIVETRIDSEVYKTARALRIVRFTKILSLLRLLRLSRLIRYIHQWEEIFHMTYDLASAVVRIVNLIGMMLLLCHWDGCLQFLVPMLQDFPDDCWVSINNMVNNSWGKQYSYALFKAMSHMLCIGYGRQAPVGMSDVWLTMLSMIVGATCYAMFIGHATALIQSLDSSRRQYQEKYKQVEQYMSFHKLPPDTRQRIHDYYEHRYQGKMFDEESILGELSEPLREEIINFNCRKLVASMPLFANADPNFVTSMLTKLRFEVFQPGDYIIREGTIGKKMYFIQHGVVSVLTKGNKETKLADGSYFGEICLLTRGRRTASVRADTYCRLYSLSVDNFNEVLEEYPMMRRAFETVALDRLDRIGKKNSILLHKVQHDLNSGVFNYQENEIIQQIVQHDREMAHCAHRVQAAASATPTPTPVIWTPLIQAPLQAAAATTSVAIALTHHPRLPAAIFRPPPGPGLGGLGAGQTPRHLKRLQSLIPSALGSASPASSPSQVDTPSSSSFHIQQLAGFSAPAGLSPLLPSSGSSPPPGLGGSSPAPTPSASAPAAAAAGFGHFHKALGGSLSSSDSPLLTPLQPGARSPQANQPPPPLPGARGGLALLEHFLPPPPSSRSPSASPGQLGQPPGELSPGLAAGPPSTPETPPRQPERQSFVAGASGGASPVAFPPRGGLSPPGHSPGPPRTLPSAPPRASGSHGSLLLPPASSPPAPQVPQRRGTPPLTPGRLTQDLKLISASQPALPQDGAQTLRRASPHSSGESVAAFPLVPRAGGASGGSGGLGPPGRPYGALPGQHVTLPRKTSSGSLPPPLSLFGARAASSGGPPLTAAPQREPGARSEPVRSKLPSNL